A stretch of Prunus dulcis chromosome 6, ALMONDv2, whole genome shotgun sequence DNA encodes these proteins:
- the LOC117629534 gene encoding F-box protein PP2-B15-like, translating into MNLDHLPEDCFAHILSFTSPGDACHCSLVSWSFRTMADLDSVWEKFLPSDHAEILSRLVCPITYSSNKELFIKLCRPNLIDGGKKMFSIEKSTRKKCYLLSARDLSITWACNPLYWTWRPLVESRFAEVAELRTIWWLEICGTMNTQMLSPKTVYGAYLIAKLADRAYGLDSLPSEVSLEVGNFKSQGTVYLSTRHDQSRKQAAAADLEHEHFSKRIGASRRRVLEGDHGGGLCERKDGWMEVEIGSFYNEGCANNDVKMSVKEVKGAHLKGGLIVEGIEIRPKI; encoded by the exons ATGAATTTGGATCACTTGCCCGAAGACTGTTTTGCGCATATTTTATCATTTACATCTCCCGGAGATGCATGTCATTGTTCATTAGTTTCGTGGTCGTTTCGCACCATGGCTGATTTGGATAGCGTGTGGGAGAAATTTTTGCCATCTGACCATGCTGAAATTCTATCCAGATTAGTATGTCCAATAACTTATTCCTCTAACAAAGAGTTGTTTATCAAGTTATGCAGGCCAAATCTAATTGATGGTGGTAAGAAG ATGTTCTCAATAGAGAAATCGACAAGGAAAAAATGTTACCTGTTGAGTGCAAGGGATCTTTCAATTACATGGGCATGCAATCCTCTGTATTGGACCTGGAGACCTCTTGTTGAATCAAG ATTTGCAGAGGTTGCTGAACTCAGAACCATTTGGTGGCTGGAAATATGTGGCACAATGAACACTCAAATGCTGTCACCAAAAACAGTCTACGGGGCCTATCTTATTGCCAAGTTGGCTGATCGTGCGTATGGCTTAGACTCTTTGCCATCTGAGGTTTCACTTGAAGTTGGTAACTTCAAATCACAAGGTACGGTTTACTTGAGCACACGCCATGATCAAAGTAGGAAGcaagctgctgctgctgactTAGAACATGAACATTTTTCGAAGCGGATTGGAGCTTCGAGACGGAGGGTTTTAGAAGGAGATCATGGAGGAGGCCTCTGTGAGCGCAAAGATGGCTGGATGGAAGTAGAAATAGGGAGCTTTTACAATGAAGGCTGTGCTAATAATGATGTAAAGATGAGCGTAAAAGAAGTGAAGGGTGCCCATCTTAAAGGTGGACTTATTGTTGAGGGAATTGAGATTAGGCCAAAAATTTAA